GTACCTCGCCGTCGTCTACGGCCATCCCTCGCCGGCCGAAGGGCGCTGGCGCGATCACCTGGTGTGGGACGAGAAGGCGCTGATCCAGAAAGAGACGCACCCGCGCGATCCGCGGGCGCAGGAAGCCGTCAGCGACTATCGGGTGCGGGAGCGGTATCGGGACACCTCGCTGATCGAAGTGCGGCTGCACAGCGGACGCCGCAATCAGATCCGCGTTCAGGCGCGGCTGCGCGGGCACACGCTGGTCGGCGAGAAGCGCTACACCTTCGGTCCCGACGGCGTCCGGCCGATCCAGTTCGAGCGTCACGCGCTGCACGCGTGGCGGCTCGCGTTCGATCATCCGCAGCACGGCGCACGGTGCGAGTTCGAAGCGCCGCTGCCCCCAGACTTCAACGCCCTCCTCGAACGGCTGCGCTCGTAAACAGCTGCGCTCCTTACGGTTGCGCTCGGAGCTGGCTGCTCGATTGCAGCACGCGCGCTCGCCCCGCCGGGGGGTGGAAGGACTTACACAATGTCTGTCGCGCGTTGCTCGATTCCCTTCATCGCGTTCGCGCTGCTTCCATGGACCGCGTCGGCTCAGCCGCTCACTTTTCAGCGTGACGATCACACATCGACGGCAAGCGCACGAGGGATCGCCAGCGCGGACTTCAATCGCGACGGCTGGCTCGACATCGTGACCGCGCACAACAATCCGGACGGCATCTCCGTGCTGATGAACCGCGGGAGCGCCGGCGGCTACGACTCGTCGTTCATCCCGCTGCCCGGCGGCCCGTTCGACGTCGCGGCCGCCGACGTCAACAAGGACGGCGCGCCCGACGTGGCGGTGGCCAACGCCGACCGCGACGCGATCGACCTGCTCTACAACGATGGCACCGGACGGTTGCAGTGGAAGCTGTCGGCAGGCGGCGTCATGAATCCGCGGGGGGTGACGATCGCCGACGTCGACCGGGACGGCAATCCCGATCTGGTGTTCACGGAGTTCACCAACGCGCGCGTGGGCATCGCGTTCGGCGATGGTGCGGGCTCGTTCGGCGGTCCGCGTCCGGTGATCTTCCTCGGCGTCTCCGCCAATCCGCAGGGCGTCGCCGTCGCCGACTTCAACCTCGACGGGCGGCCCGACCTCGTCACGGTGTCGAGCGGCACCTTCAACATCGGCGTGACGTTCCATTTCGCGGACGCCGCCCCGGGCGCGTTCACGCGCTGGGACGTCCAGGGAACGCCGGCGCTGAACGTCGTCGCGCTCGGCGACTTCGACAAGGATGGACGGCCTGACGTCGCCGCCGCCGGATCGGCAACGAGCAACATCACCACCCTCGTCAACACGCGCGCCGGGTTCTCGATCCGCACGTTCCCGAGCGGCGGCAGCTCGCCCCGCGGCATCGCGGCGGCCGATCTGAATCGCGACGGGGCGCCGGACCTGGTGACAGCTGCGCGCGGATCCAACGCCGTGCAGGTCGCGCCTGGCGACGGCGCCGGACGATTTGGCGCGCCGGTCAGCGTGGCCGCCGGCACCGGCAGCCGCGCGGTTGCCGTCGGGGATTTCGATCGCGACGGACGCATCGACATCGCCACCGCCAACGAGTACGTAGCGGCGGCCACCGTGCTGTCGAACGTGACCGCGTTCCCGCAGGCGGCGTTCAAGTTCCGCCGGCAGTGGCTGGGACCCGGCGACCACAACTCCTCGGGCGCCGACGACGTCGCGATCGCGGACTTCGATCACGACGGCCGGCTCGATGCCGTGAGCGAGGAGGGCTTGCACGTCCGGTTCGGCAACGGCAGCGACCTGCGGCTGGGGGAATACGGCGTCGATGTGGTGGAGTTGGACGCCAATCGTGACGGGCATCCGGACATCGTCTCCGTGTCGCAAGGGTCGAGCATCAGCGGGCCGAGCCGCCTCGGCGTCTTCATGGGCGATGGGCGCGGCAATTTCCCGGGACGGCGCACGGTCGCGACCTCGCTGCACGCGCTGAGCATCGAAACCGCGGACCTCAATCTCGACGGCCGCGCCGACATCGTCCTGGTCGGCCAGACGGAGTGGTCGGGACCGACGCGGATCCACCTGTTCGCCGGCGACGGGAACGGCGGGTTCGCCCTCGCGGCGGATTATCCGGCCGACGAGTTTCCGTTCACGCTGAGGATCGGCGATGTCGACCGCGACGGCGATCCGGATCTCGTGACCGCGGGCAATCGCGGCGCGTCGCGCGCGGCGCGCGTGGTGACCCGTCTCAACGATCGCAACTGGACCCTGAGCGCGCCTCGCGAGACGGCCGCGCCCGCGTTGCTCGGCATCAGCTACAGCGATCTCGGCGACCTCAATCACGACGGCTTCCTCGACGTCGTCGTCGCCGGATCATCGGTCGACTGGCAAAGCCAGGAGGACGTCGCGGTGATGCTGGGCGGCCCGGCGGGCTTCGGCTCCCCCGCCTACCTGAAGATCACGGGATACAGCCTGGGCCTCTCGATCGCCGATTTCACGGCCGACGGGCACCTCGATGCGATGACGCACGCAGGCGTCCTGTTCAAGGGACGCGGCGACGGGACGTTCGAGGCCGAGGAGAGGTTCGACTTCTACGCACCGGGGGAGGTGGCCGACTTCAACGGCGACGGGCTGCCGGATCTGGTTGGCGGATCCAACCATGGCGCCGTCGAGTTGATCCTGAACCAGAGAGGCAGCGACAACGCAGCGCCGACGGTCAGCCTGACCGCCAACATCGGACCCGGCCTCACCCTGCCGTACAGCGGACAGTTCGGCGACGGCGGAAGTCAGAACGAGATCTGGGCGCACGGCGACGATCCGGATCTGCACCAGTTGAGATACACGTTCCGCGATGCGCGCGGCGAATTCGACAGCGGGACGTTTCCGTTCTTCTGGCCGCGATATCTGATGGAGCCGGGGCAGCACGAGGTGTTCGTCGAGGTCAGCGACGGACGCGGCGGCACGGCCACTGGATCGATCGTGATCACGATCCTGCCGGAGAAAGAGATCGTCCTCCACGTCGGCGCCGCCGGATGGGACACGACCGCACGGGGCAACTGGGGGGTGGTTGACGATCCGTCGGCCGCGAGCGGCAAGGCGCTGCACGATCTGAACGCCGGACTGCCCAAGGTCACCAGCCCGAGCCCGGCGCCGGCGAACTACGTCGACGTCGGCTTCGCCGCGGACTCGACGCAGACCTACAAGCTGTGGGTACGGCTGAAGGCCGACGGCAATGCCTGGTCGAACGATTCGCTCTGGCTGCAGTTGACCAATGCGGTGGATTCGGCCGGCCGTTCGATCGCACCGGGGACCTCCGCCGGCATCGAAGTCAACCTGGAAGAGTGCTCCGGCTGCGGCGTCTCGGGCTGGGGCTGGCGCGACGAGGCGTGGGGGCAGCGCGACGCGATCGGCACGCTGACGGTGCGGTTCACCAGGAGCGGCTGGCAGCGGCTGCGCATCCAGACGCGAGAAGACGGCGTGTCGGTCGACCAGGTGGTGCTGTCATCCGAGCAGTACCGGACGACGCGGCCGGGCGCAGCGAAGAACGACGCGACGATCCTGCCGCCGAGGTTCTACTGGTAAGGGTCCGCGGCGGCCGTAAAGGGTCAGACCCGGGTCTGGCCCCTTACGGCTTGCCGAACGCGATCCGGGCGCGCTCCGCCTGCAGCTCGTGGAGCGTCCGCATGATGTTGTAGGCGGTGAGCTCGACCAGCACGGAGGTCACCTTGGCGTGCTGGTCGTCGTTCAGCGCGGCCTCCAGCCCGCGCATCGCCGTCAGCAGCCGCTGCTCCTGCGCGCTCAGCTCGTTGCGCGAGACTTCGCCGTCGGCGAGGGCGCTCGTGAACGATTCCAGCTTGCTCGCGCGCTCCTGAATGCCGTCGTAGCCCGCGTTTTCGTCGAACCAGCTCGTACGTGCCACCGGTGTCCTCCTACAGATTCCGGACGAGTTGTTTGAGTGCGGTCAGCCGCTCCTGCAGCCCGGCGCGGCCGCCGGCCGCGTCGGTCTTCTGGAGCATGGCGGGCGGCAGGAACTGCCGATCCGTGCACTCGAGAATGGCCGCTGTCTCCTGCAGCTCCCGCTCCAATCCCTGCGTGGACGGCATGAACTCCGCCACGACGGTGGCGAGCGCCTCCTTCGTGACGTGGTCCGCGCCGGCCAGGATCGACGCGCGCAGCGCGCGGCCGACCATCCCTTCGATATCGGCGCCGGAGAGATGGCCGCGCTGCGGGATGGACGGAACGTCCTCGACGGCGATCCGCGATCCGAGCTTCTTCGCCAGGATCACGAACATCTGGCGGATCTCGGCCTCGTCGGTCGGATAGAACAGCGGGATGTGCACTTCGGCGCGCCCCTGGCGCTTGAGATCGATCGGCAGCAGGTCGGGGCGCGCGGTGAGCAGCATCCAGATGATCTGTCCGCGATACCGCGAGTCCCCCATCTGCGAGGCGATCATCGCGAACACGCGGCTCGACGTGCCGGAGTCCCCCTCCTGCTCCCGGCTGCCGAGCGCCGCGTCCGCCTCGTCGACGACGACCACGACCGGCCCCATCGCGCGCAGCACCGCGAGCACGCGCTCGAGGTTCCCTTCGGTCTCGCCGACGTACTTGGACCGGAAGTTCTTCAGCATCACGCACGGCACGCCGATTTCGCCGCTGACGCACTGCGCGAGGAACGATTTTCCGGTGCCGACGGGGCCGCACAGCAGATATCCCATCGGCAGGCTGTCGAGCGCGCCGCGCGCGAGCAGCGCCGCGTCCTCCCGCAGCCGCGTCTTCGCCGCCTCGTGACCGACGACGGTGTCGAGCGTCCATTTCGGCTCGATGAACTCGAGCAGCCCCTGGCATTGGCGCTCGAGCAGCCGCTTCTTCAGCGCACGGAACGCGGCGGCGTCGAGACGCCGGCCGCTCTCGCGCGCCGACTGGAGCAGCACGTTCAGGTCGGTGAGCGAGATGCCCGCGGTGAGCTTCGCCAGCTCCGCGGCCGTGAAATCGGAGAACGCCCCGATCGGCGTCCCTGCGGTAGCGGCGCTGACGAACGATGCGCGCGCCCGCTCGTCCGGCAGCGGCACTTCGATCGCCGCGACGTGCGGATTGCCGATGAGACGCTCGCTCAGGTCGGACTTCTTCTCGTCGATCAGGACGAACGCCATGTTCATCCGCTTTACGTGCGGACTCATCGCCCAGTTCAGCATCGTCACCAGGTGCGACGAGGCCTGCATGTTCAGCCGTCCCGGCTCCCCTGACGGGAAGACGTAAGAGGCGTGGTCCATGACCACCGCGAGACTGAGACGATCGTCCTCGGCAGCCATGATGTTGGCGCGGACGAACCGATCGAGCACCGCGAACGCCGCCGCGGGCTCCTTCGGCAGCGCGCTGAGATCGCCGACCTTACGATTGGCCAGCGTCACCATCTGCTTCAGCCGTTTCTCGTCCCGGCCGGCGAAGGCACGCAGTCCCCGTCCGAGGTCGTAGTGGAGGACCAGCGACCATCGCCCGAAGACCTGTTCGGCCAGGAACTCGGCCAGGACGCCGTAGCGCCCTCCGTCAGGCTCGGCGCTCCCTGTGCCGGGCGACGCCGGTGCGGCATCCTCGCCGTCGATGCGGAAGAGATCGTAGGTATTGCCGTGCAGGACGAACGCCGCCGTCGTCCCGGA
This genomic interval from Vicinamibacterales bacterium contains the following:
- a CDS encoding VCBS repeat-containing protein; its protein translation is MSVARCSIPFIAFALLPWTASAQPLTFQRDDHTSTASARGIASADFNRDGWLDIVTAHNNPDGISVLMNRGSAGGYDSSFIPLPGGPFDVAAADVNKDGAPDVAVANADRDAIDLLYNDGTGRLQWKLSAGGVMNPRGVTIADVDRDGNPDLVFTEFTNARVGIAFGDGAGSFGGPRPVIFLGVSANPQGVAVADFNLDGRPDLVTVSSGTFNIGVTFHFADAAPGAFTRWDVQGTPALNVVALGDFDKDGRPDVAAAGSATSNITTLVNTRAGFSIRTFPSGGSSPRGIAAADLNRDGAPDLVTAARGSNAVQVAPGDGAGRFGAPVSVAAGTGSRAVAVGDFDRDGRIDIATANEYVAAATVLSNVTAFPQAAFKFRRQWLGPGDHNSSGADDVAIADFDHDGRLDAVSEEGLHVRFGNGSDLRLGEYGVDVVELDANRDGHPDIVSVSQGSSISGPSRLGVFMGDGRGNFPGRRTVATSLHALSIETADLNLDGRADIVLVGQTEWSGPTRIHLFAGDGNGGFALAADYPADEFPFTLRIGDVDRDGDPDLVTAGNRGASRAARVVTRLNDRNWTLSAPRETAAPALLGISYSDLGDLNHDGFLDVVVAGSSVDWQSQEDVAVMLGGPAGFGSPAYLKITGYSLGLSIADFTADGHLDAMTHAGVLFKGRGDGTFEAEERFDFYAPGEVADFNGDGLPDLVGGSNHGAVELILNQRGSDNAAPTVSLTANIGPGLTLPYSGQFGDGGSQNEIWAHGDDPDLHQLRYTFRDARGEFDSGTFPFFWPRYLMEPGQHEVFVEVSDGRGGTATGSIVITILPEKEIVLHVGAAGWDTTARGNWGVVDDPSAASGKALHDLNAGLPKVTSPSPAPANYVDVGFAADSTQTYKLWVRLKADGNAWSNDSLWLQLTNAVDSAGRSIAPGTSAGIEVNLEECSGCGVSGWGWRDEAWGQRDAIGTLTVRFTRSGWQRLRIQTREDGVSVDQVVLSSEQYRTTRPGAAKNDATILPPRFYW
- a CDS encoding AAA family ATPase — its product is MAPENGRPRPGGAGELPVWFPVWASQLADLFFSGTTAAFVLHGNTYDLFRIDGEDAAPASPGTGSAEPDGGRYGVLAEFLAEQVFGRWSLVLHYDLGRGLRAFAGRDEKRLKQMVTLANRKVGDLSALPKEPAAAFAVLDRFVRANIMAAEDDRLSLAVVMDHASYVFPSGEPGRLNMQASSHLVTMLNWAMSPHVKRMNMAFVLIDEKKSDLSERLIGNPHVAAIEVPLPDERARASFVSAATAGTPIGAFSDFTAAELAKLTAGISLTDLNVLLQSARESGRRLDAAAFRALKKRLLERQCQGLLEFIEPKWTLDTVVGHEAAKTRLREDAALLARGALDSLPMGYLLCGPVGTGKSFLAQCVSGEIGVPCVMLKNFRSKYVGETEGNLERVLAVLRAMGPVVVVVDEADAALGSREQEGDSGTSSRVFAMIASQMGDSRYRGQIIWMLLTARPDLLPIDLKRQGRAEVHIPLFYPTDEAEIRQMFVILAKKLGSRIAVEDVPSIPQRGHLSGADIEGMVGRALRASILAGADHVTKEALATVVAEFMPSTQGLERELQETAAILECTDRQFLPPAMLQKTDAAGGRAGLQERLTALKQLVRNL